The Oncorhynchus masou masou isolate Uvic2021 chromosome 31, UVic_Omas_1.1, whole genome shotgun sequence genome includes a region encoding these proteins:
- the LOC135525079 gene encoding MAPK-interacting and spindle-stabilizing protein-like, whose product MGTSYPSRPWGPAALPDHGDQLPFQTMGTSCPSRPWGPAALPDHGDQLPFQTMGTSCPSRPWGPAALPDPEPFSCPSRPWAPAALPDHGDQLPFQTLNHSAALPDHGALNHSAALPDHGHQLPFQTMGTSCPSRPWGPAALPDHGDQLPFQTMGTSCPSRPWGPAALPDPEPFSCPSRPWGPAALPDPEPFSCPSRPWGPAALPDHGDQLPFQTLGTSCPSRP is encoded by the coding sequence ATGGGGACCAGCTACCCTTCCAGACCATGGGGACCAGCTGCCCTTCCAGACCATGGGGACCAGCTGCCCTTCCAGACCATGGGGACCAGCTGCCCTTCCAGACCATGGGGACCAGCTGCCCTTCCAGACCATGGGGACCAGCTGCCCTTCCAGACCATGGGGACCAGCtgcccttccagaccctggggaccAGCTGCCCTTCCAGACCCTGAACCATTCAGCTGCCCTTCCAGACCATGGGCACCAGCTGCCCTTCCAGACCATGGGGACCAGCTGCCCTTCCAGACCCTGAATCATTCAGCTGCCCTTCCAGACCATGGGGCCCTGAACCATTCAGCTGCCCTTCCAGACCATGGGCACCAGCTGCCCTTCCAGACCATGGGGACCAGCTGCCCTTCCAGACCATGGGGACCAGCTGCCCTTCCAGACCATGGGGACCAGCTGCCCTTCCAGACCATGGGGACCAGCTGCCCTTCCAGACCATGGGGACCAGCTGCCCTTCCAGACCCTGAACCATTCAGCTGCCCTTCCAGACCATGGGGACCAGCTGCCCTTCCAGACCCTGAACCATTCAGCTGCCCTTCCAGACCATGGGGACCAGCTGCCCTTCCAGACCATGGGGACCAGCtgcccttccagaccctggggaccAGCTGCCCTTCCAGACCCTGA